From Nitrospirota bacterium, the proteins below share one genomic window:
- a CDS encoding ABC transporter permease, which translates to MKPELSFNRPDNKTLQISLAGDWVLGMDVPAAGKTREEISVNSGVEKVIFNTLDLKSWDTVVLTFLVKIIAHCASVNMSVDKNGLPTGVQRLLDLASAAPERKGVRKEAARIHLLEQVGGSALTFWRTLVEMTAFIGEAFAAFLKLLQGRARFRRSDLFLTIQQCGAQALPIVSLISILVGLILAFIGAIQLKIFGAQIYVSSLVGIGMVRALAAIMTGIIMSGRTGASFAAQLGTMQVNEEIDALKTLGISPVEFLVLPRMLALFLMMPILSLYADLMGILGGLIIGVTMLDLNFTEYYNTTREAVSITDFWIGLFSAAVFGVLVALSGCMRGMQCGRSASAVGEATTSAVVTGIVSIVVAMAVITVICNILNI; encoded by the coding sequence ATGAAACCCGAATTGAGTTTCAACAGGCCGGACAATAAGACATTGCAAATCAGCCTTGCGGGGGACTGGGTGCTTGGAATGGATGTTCCCGCTGCCGGTAAAACCAGGGAAGAGATCAGCGTCAACTCCGGGGTCGAGAAAGTGATATTTAATACGCTGGACCTCAAGAGCTGGGACACGGTGGTCCTGACGTTCCTGGTCAAAATCATCGCCCACTGCGCCAGTGTCAATATGAGCGTAGACAAAAACGGATTGCCGACTGGCGTTCAGCGTCTTTTGGACCTTGCCTCTGCCGCGCCGGAGAGAAAAGGTGTGAGAAAGGAAGCGGCACGCATCCATCTTCTTGAACAGGTCGGCGGGTCGGCTTTAACATTTTGGCGGACGCTTGTTGAAATGACGGCCTTTATCGGCGAGGCCTTTGCAGCATTTTTAAAACTGCTTCAGGGCAGGGCGAGATTTCGCAGGTCCGACCTCTTTCTAACGATACAGCAATGCGGGGCGCAGGCGCTTCCCATCGTCTCTCTTATCAGCATCCTTGTGGGCCTTATCCTCGCTTTTATCGGGGCGATCCAGCTCAAGATCTTCGGCGCGCAGATCTACGTTTCAAGCCTCGTGGGAATAGGAATGGTCCGCGCGCTTGCCGCTATCATGACCGGCATCATTATGTCAGGCCGCACCGGCGCTTCCTTTGCCGCCCAGCTTGGTACGATGCAGGTGAACGAGGAGATAGACGCCCTGAAGACACTCGGCATCTCACCTGTTGAGTTCCTCGTTCTGCCGAGGATGCTGGCCCTTTTTCTCATGATGCCCATCCTCAGTCTCTACGCAGACCTGATGGGCATTTTAGGCGGACTGATCATCGGGGTAACCATGCTTGACCTGAATTTCACGGAGTACTACAACACAACCAGGGAGGCGGTGAGCATTACTGATTTCTGGATCGGCCTTTTCAGCGCGGCGGTCTTCGGTGTGCTCGTCGCGCTTTCCGGATGCATGAGAGGTATGCAGTGCGGCAGAAGCGCCTCGGCAGTTGGAGAAGCCACCACTTCTGCGGTGGTGACAGGCATTGTGAGCATCGTAGTTGCTATGGCGGTGATAACTGTAATATGTAACATTCTGAATATTTAG
- a CDS encoding DUF3313 domain-containing protein: MKAGKRILFVIIGSILIIASGCAQKQVKYSGFLENYPTFQPGPKGGVDFVYLKEGVDFSKYNKVMLDYVVFYLKKDSEHKGIQAEEMKEMADAFHLAAVKALQGAYPIVGEPGADVLRVRVAITDLEPSNPAASGITTVIPVGLAISAIKKGVTGKHTGVGGAGIEAEFLDSLTNERLAAAIDKQEGSKLSGLTKFGAAKDAFEFWSERLKIFLDNVHGIK; encoded by the coding sequence ATGAAAGCAGGGAAGAGAATTTTATTTGTAATAATCGGATCCATTCTGATCATTGCATCCGGATGCGCGCAAAAGCAGGTGAAGTATTCCGGGTTCCTTGAGAACTATCCAACCTTCCAACCGGGACCGAAAGGCGGCGTTGATTTCGTCTATTTGAAGGAGGGTGTCGACTTCAGTAAGTACAACAAGGTCATGCTGGATTACGTGGTGTTCTATTTAAAAAAGGACTCGGAGCACAAAGGGATCCAGGCGGAAGAGATGAAGGAGATGGCGGATGCGTTTCACCTTGCCGCAGTGAAGGCGCTGCAGGGGGCTTATCCCATTGTGGGAGAACCGGGCGCTGATGTACTGAGGGTGCGTGTTGCCATTACCGACCTTGAACCGAGCAATCCGGCGGCAAGCGGTATTACCACCGTGATACCTGTCGGTCTTGCTATAAGCGCAATAAAAAAGGGTGTAACAGGAAAACACACGGGCGTTGGAGGCGCGGGCATTGAGGCCGAGTTTCTCGATTCTCTCACAAATGAGCGGCTCGCTGCCGCGATTGATAAACAGGAAGGTTCAAAACTTTCAGGACTGACAAAGTTTGGGGCTGCAAAGGACGCCTTTGAATTCTGGTCGGAGAGGCTGAAAATATTTCTGGACAATGTTCACGGGATAAAATAA
- a CDS encoding efflux RND transporter periplasmic adaptor subunit: MGFEDRKIISSFIIFICSVFLFTGCKKEQKISAPQPPVVSVMNVSAKDVPVSAEYVAQTQSSHLVNIQARVSGFLDKCLYTEGALVKEGQVLFQMDAKPFQVQLDQAQAALAKQEAALETARLNLARTKPLAEQNALSQRDLDDATGQYQSNAAAVEQAKAQVETAKLNLSYTTIASPVTGVSSSARQTDGTYINPQNSLLTTVAVLSPMWVNFSISENEIQRLRDQSAKGLLRTPGAGNYIVEIILVDGSVYPYTGQITFAEPSYNAQTGTFLIRASVNNPDGVLRPNQYVRARLKGAVRPKSIIVPQRAVQQGSRGHFVWVVDKDNKAEQRPVVTGEWHGDDWFIYEGLKDREQVVVDGGFTLRPGMSVTVKPYNSGPALKANLLTDSR; the protein is encoded by the coding sequence ATGGGATTTGAAGACAGAAAGATAATTTCATCGTTCATCATTTTCATATGCTCTGTATTTCTTTTCACAGGCTGCAAGAAAGAGCAAAAGATATCGGCGCCGCAGCCGCCGGTAGTTTCGGTTATGAATGTGAGCGCGAAGGATGTCCCGGTTTCCGCGGAGTATGTGGCGCAGACGCAGAGTTCTCATCTGGTCAACATACAGGCGCGGGTCAGCGGCTTCCTCGACAAATGCCTGTACACTGAGGGGGCTCTGGTGAAAGAAGGGCAGGTGCTTTTCCAGATGGATGCCAAGCCGTTTCAGGTGCAGCTTGACCAGGCACAGGCCGCCCTTGCCAAACAGGAGGCGGCTCTTGAAACAGCCCGTTTGAATCTCGCGCGCACAAAACCTCTCGCTGAGCAAAACGCTCTCTCGCAGAGAGACCTTGATGACGCAACAGGCCAGTACCAGTCCAATGCTGCTGCGGTTGAGCAGGCGAAGGCGCAGGTGGAAACAGCGAAACTAAACCTGTCCTACACGACGATCGCCTCTCCTGTGACCGGCGTCAGCAGTTCAGCGCGCCAGACAGACGGCACGTACATAAATCCGCAGAACAGCCTGCTTACCACGGTGGCGGTGCTTTCACCTATGTGGGTGAACTTCAGCATCTCCGAGAATGAAATACAAAGACTCCGCGACCAGTCCGCCAAAGGTCTGCTGCGCACTCCCGGCGCAGGAAATTACATAGTCGAGATCATACTCGTTGATGGTTCGGTCTATCCATATACAGGGCAGATAACTTTTGCCGAACCGTCTTATAACGCGCAGACCGGAACTTTTCTTATCCGCGCAAGTGTGAATAATCCTGATGGCGTACTGCGTCCAAACCAGTATGTGCGCGCCCGATTAAAGGGCGCTGTCAGGCCGAAGTCGATCATTGTGCCCCAGCGCGCGGTGCAGCAGGGATCAAGGGGCCACTTTGTCTGGGTGGTGGACAAGGACAACAAGGCTGAACAGCGGCCGGTAGTGACAGGCGAGTGGCACGGTGATGACTGGTTCATCTATGAAGGGCTTAAGGACCGTGAGCAGGTGGTGGTTGACGGCGGGTTCACGCTTCGTCCTGGCATGTCTGTAACTGTAAAGCCCTATAATTCCGGCCCTGCACTGAAAGCAAACTTATTAACCGACAGCAGATAA
- a CDS encoding multidrug efflux RND transporter permease subunit, protein MFSKFFIERPIFATVIATIICLAGLVAMQALPVEQYPKITPVQVTVTTTYPGADSQTLADSVAAPIEAQINGVDNMLYMSSASSSNGQLTLTVYFTLDTDPDIAQVQVQNRVSLAMPQLPDAVVQQGVQVQKKASSIMMLIGVLAKGGRYSSEYIANYANVYVLDAIKRVPGAGQAQIMGVPDQAMRIWLDPDRMASLGITTSDIQQAVASQNALYGAGQIGQEPTSGPVQLTFPVVTQRPFTRPEEYENIILRASRDGSSIVHLKDVAHAEVGLMQYVIDSKLNGTPATFIVVYQQPGANGLEVSEAVRKTLEEIRPRFPEGIDYAISLDTNDFVRISIKEVEDTLFEAIILVVLVVYLFLQSLRSTIICAVAIVVALVSTFTGMLALGFSINMLTLFGLVLAIGMVVDDAIVVVENVERNMARFHLSPKEATIKAMGEISSSLVAVVLVMASVFIPAAFLPGTTGQLYKQFAITIVISVAVSGFVALTLTPAMCGVLLKHSEPTTRGFFAWFNRGVDGITRGFGSAVTLVIKRMIIAFVILAVLVYSIIHLFKTLPTSFVPNEDLGYVMTAIIMPDAASLERGRSVADRTEAIFKKIPGVEDRTQFTGYSLLDSGYKTNAGTFFVTLKPFEERYSSAKKAIAENARAVLMNLNREARGISEGLVIPVAPPSIPGIGTTGGFEFWIQDTGAGEPARLDELTQQFINKARQRPELSGLSTTFRATTQQLSADVNREKANLLGVPVKDVYSAIQAQFGSLVVSQYNEFSRVWRVILQSEPKYRQDPGDLTRLYTRSSEGEMVPLSALVTTRWVTGPDLLPHFNGFPAAKVNGNAAPGYSSGQAIAAMEEVAGEVLPHGYTVAWSGLAFEEKKSGGTSAIAFVFGLIIVFLVLAAQYESWTLPCSVMMAVPFGVLGALTANWLRGLQNDVYFQIGLLVLIGLGAKNAILRVSFAVELRKQGKSIMEATIEAGEQRLRPIIMTSLAFAFGVLPLAIAMGAGANARHSIGTGIIGGMIGETTLAMLYVPLLFYIFDRLGERSKEKKKTKVTSGKTLTGGGAVENVPQAEHVDAPAITSSMSSKVKLENAPREEQLDD, encoded by the coding sequence GTGTTCTCCAAATTCTTCATTGAGCGGCCTATCTTCGCTACTGTGATCGCAACCATCATATGCCTTGCGGGACTTGTTGCAATGCAGGCGCTCCCGGTTGAGCAGTATCCGAAGATCACCCCCGTGCAGGTCACGGTCACAACAACTTATCCCGGCGCTGATTCGCAGACCCTCGCTGACTCTGTTGCCGCTCCGATAGAGGCGCAGATAAACGGGGTGGACAACATGCTCTATATGTCTTCGGCGAGCTCCTCGAATGGACAATTGACTCTCACCGTCTATTTTACTCTCGATACTGATCCGGACATCGCGCAGGTGCAGGTGCAGAACCGGGTCAGTCTCGCAATGCCTCAACTGCCGGACGCCGTCGTGCAGCAGGGGGTGCAGGTGCAAAAAAAGGCCTCTTCGATCATGATGCTTATCGGCGTCCTTGCAAAGGGAGGGCGCTACAGCAGCGAGTACATCGCGAATTACGCCAATGTCTATGTCCTCGACGCCATCAAGCGCGTGCCCGGCGCGGGGCAGGCGCAGATCATGGGTGTGCCGGACCAGGCCATGCGCATCTGGCTGGACCCGGACAGGATGGCGTCTCTCGGGATCACAACAAGCGACATACAGCAGGCCGTTGCGAGCCAGAACGCACTGTACGGGGCCGGGCAGATCGGGCAGGAGCCCACATCGGGTCCTGTGCAGTTAACATTCCCTGTCGTAACTCAAAGACCGTTCACCCGGCCTGAAGAGTACGAAAATATAATCCTGCGCGCAAGCCGGGACGGAAGCAGCATAGTTCACCTGAAGGACGTTGCACACGCCGAGGTAGGCCTGATGCAATATGTAATCGACAGTAAACTCAACGGCACGCCCGCGACCTTTATAGTAGTTTACCAGCAGCCTGGGGCAAACGGCCTCGAAGTATCGGAGGCTGTCCGCAAGACCCTTGAAGAGATCAGACCCCGTTTCCCCGAGGGGATCGACTACGCGATCTCCCTTGACACAAATGATTTCGTCCGCATCTCGATCAAAGAGGTGGAAGACACACTGTTTGAGGCGATAATACTCGTTGTGCTTGTCGTATACCTTTTCCTCCAGAGCCTGCGCTCCACCATCATATGCGCCGTCGCGATCGTCGTCGCGCTTGTCAGCACCTTCACGGGGATGCTTGCATTAGGTTTTTCCATAAACATGCTCACACTCTTTGGCCTGGTGCTCGCAATAGGCATGGTCGTTGATGACGCTATCGTTGTGGTTGAAAACGTAGAGCGCAATATGGCAAGGTTCCATCTCTCGCCAAAGGAAGCGACGATCAAAGCCATGGGGGAAATATCCAGCTCGCTCGTTGCGGTGGTGCTGGTGATGGCGTCAGTCTTTATTCCCGCGGCATTTCTTCCCGGCACTACCGGGCAGCTCTACAAGCAGTTTGCAATTACAATTGTTATTTCAGTGGCGGTCTCCGGGTTCGTTGCGCTCACACTCACCCCGGCAATGTGCGGTGTCCTGCTGAAGCACAGCGAGCCTACCACGCGCGGTTTTTTCGCCTGGTTCAACCGGGGAGTCGACGGCATTACAAGAGGATTCGGCAGTGCCGTGACACTCGTCATCAAAAGGATGATCATTGCCTTTGTAATCCTTGCGGTGCTTGTTTATTCAATTATCCATCTCTTCAAAACTCTCCCCACGAGCTTTGTGCCGAACGAAGACCTGGGATATGTAATGACCGCGATAATCATGCCGGACGCCGCAAGCCTCGAACGAGGCAGGTCCGTTGCAGACCGCACAGAGGCCATCTTTAAAAAAATACCCGGGGTCGAAGACCGCACGCAGTTTACAGGCTACAGCCTGCTTGACAGCGGATACAAGACAAATGCCGGGACTTTCTTTGTAACGCTGAAACCTTTTGAAGAGCGGTATTCATCAGCCAAAAAAGCGATTGCCGAAAACGCGCGCGCAGTGCTGATGAATTTAAACAGGGAGGCAAGGGGCATCTCTGAGGGACTTGTAATTCCCGTGGCCCCGCCTTCGATTCCGGGGATCGGGACTACCGGAGGTTTTGAATTCTGGATACAGGACACAGGCGCCGGTGAGCCTGCGAGGCTGGATGAGCTTACACAACAATTCATCAATAAGGCGCGTCAGCGTCCGGAGCTTTCCGGCCTTAGCACCACCTTCCGCGCCACCACGCAGCAGTTGAGCGCGGATGTAAACCGCGAGAAGGCGAACCTCCTCGGTGTTCCCGTTAAAGACGTCTACAGCGCCATTCAGGCGCAGTTCGGCTCCCTCGTGGTCAGCCAGTATAACGAGTTCAGCAGGGTCTGGCGGGTCATCCTGCAGTCCGAACCTAAATATCGTCAGGACCCCGGAGACCTGACTCGCCTTTACACGAGATCGAGCGAGGGCGAAATGGTCCCGCTCTCCGCACTCGTTACGACCAGGTGGGTGACTGGCCCGGATCTGCTTCCGCATTTCAACGGCTTCCCCGCAGCAAAGGTGAATGGCAATGCCGCGCCGGGGTACAGCTCCGGGCAGGCCATCGCTGCGATGGAAGAGGTAGCAGGTGAAGTGCTGCCGCATGGCTACACTGTCGCGTGGTCAGGCCTTGCCTTTGAGGAAAAAAAGTCCGGCGGCACATCTGCAATCGCGTTTGTGTTCGGCCTCATCATAGTTTTCCTCGTGCTTGCCGCGCAATATGAATCATGGACGCTGCCGTGCTCTGTGATGATGGCTGTGCCCTTCGGGGTGCTCGGCGCGCTTACAGCGAACTGGCTTCGCGGACTGCAAAACGATGTCTACTTCCAGATCGGCCTTCTCGTGCTGATCGGCCTTGGGGCAAAGAACGCCATCCTGAGAGTGTCATTTGCGGTCGAATTGCGCAAACAGGGCAAGTCGATAATGGAAGCCACGATCGAGGCAGGCGAGCAGAGACTAAGACCAATCATCATGACTTCGCTTGCGTTCGCCTTCGGCGTGCTTCCACTGGCAATCGCGATGGGGGCAGGCGCAAACGCCCGGCACTCCATCGGCACCGGGATCATCGGCGGCATGATCGGCGAGACGACTTTGGCAATGCTTTATGTTCCGCTTTTGTTCTACATCTTTGACCGGCTTGGCGAGCGCTCAAAAGAAAAGAAGAAGACTAAAGTAACCAGCGGGAAAACTCTCACGGGCGGAGGCGCGGTTGAAAATGTTCCGCAGGCGGAGCATGTGGATGCCCCGGCGATAACATCATCCATGTCATCAAAGGTCAAGCTTGAAAATGCGCCTCGAGAGGAGCAGTTGGATGATTGA